From a region of the Streptacidiphilus albus JL83 genome:
- a CDS encoding glycoside hydrolase family 3 C-terminal domain-containing protein, with amino-acid sequence MASAAGSAAFGGTPAAVPGTVQAANYDTGGQGVAYSVASANGSADSYRADGVDLETTADTQDTGPAGGGYDLGWTTPGQWFDYTVDVATAGSYTVSLRVSSPYGISDALHIANASGTNLTGSVSVPNTGGYETWTTVTASVTLPAGVQTLTVDQDSNGWNFHYLSFSQAAGGGSSSGQPFGGTPAAVPGTLQAANYDTGGQGVAYSVSSTNGTANSYRSDGIDLETTADTADTSPAGGGYDLGWTTPGQWFDYTVNVATAGSYTVSLRVASPYAIADALHIANASGANLTGSVSVPNTGGYETWTTVTASVTLPAGRQTLTVDQDSNGWNFHYLAFTQGSGGGGTGGGGTGGGTGPTEYCGTQDLALDQPTTASSTQDATDYPAADATDGDPGTRWSSASSDPQWLEVDLGSQQQICNVGILWEAAYATAFQVQVSNDNSTWTTVYSTTTGTGGNQSFPVSVTARYVRMYGTARGTQFGYSIFEFDVYGLTTVAPITGGNGNGGNGVCPWVGSTVPVAQRVQQVLNTMDQSEEATLLSGDGASSYIGQVPGVPDLCIPPDNMEDGPSGVGDGNGGVTAFPDGENAAATWDPALIQQEGAAKGAEFAGKGVNISLGPTTNLVRDPRWGRTYETYGEDPYLAGQVTSAEVEGLQSQGVMAMVKHAAAYDQEQYPNGTNNETVGQQALEELYLAPFQTSIEKSAPASVMCSYAVVNGASSCANADLLQDGLDEQADYGGFVASDWGAAGNAVADAEGGMDIAMPFSDASDVSAALTAGTLNQATVNAIVSRILTQMFAFGLFDNAQTGSLSATVTTAAHQQTALQMGEEGTVLLKNNGLLPLNPNAGESIAVIGTDGGAAVEIAGGGSGGVDSTNAVWPLTGIQNAVGPNSKVTYTPGDDNGTTDIPQAVAAAQAATDAIIYVSAPEGEESDLTTLDLSSADETMIEDVAAANPNTVVVINSGSPVVMPWLNSVAGVFENWYGGQETGAAVAALLFGTVDPSGKLPVTFPSSLSQVPAQTTAQWPGTSTGVVYSEGVDIGYRWYQSQNITPAFPFGFGLSYTRFSFSDLAVGAFNADGNATATATVTNTGSVAGADVAQLYVGDPAASQDPPEQLRGFQRVVLSPGQSATVTFPLTVHDLASWSSAGNQWEAQAGTYSIRVGDASSSLPLTGSTSLAQTLTGQVAAGASGAGVSLANTAVSAGVTANSGAPGAETVGVVNPFGYSSPKGAAVSFPVQATDSDSSQSLAFTATGLPPGITIASNGTVSGSGSTLGTYTVTVTATDPKGVSGTATFVWSVVQ; translated from the coding sequence GTGGCGAGCGCTGCCGGCAGCGCCGCCTTCGGCGGCACCCCGGCCGCCGTCCCCGGTACGGTCCAGGCCGCGAACTACGACACCGGCGGCCAGGGCGTGGCGTACAGCGTCGCCTCCGCCAACGGCAGCGCCGACAGCTACCGCGCCGACGGCGTCGACCTGGAGACCACCGCGGACACGCAGGACACCGGCCCGGCCGGCGGCGGCTACGACCTGGGCTGGACCACGCCGGGCCAGTGGTTCGACTACACCGTCGACGTCGCCACCGCCGGCAGCTACACGGTCAGCCTCCGCGTCTCCTCGCCGTACGGGATCAGCGACGCCCTGCACATCGCCAACGCCTCCGGCACCAACCTCACCGGCTCGGTCTCCGTCCCCAACACCGGCGGCTACGAGACCTGGACCACCGTCACCGCAAGCGTCACCCTGCCCGCAGGAGTACAGACGCTGACGGTCGATCAGGACTCCAACGGCTGGAACTTCCACTACCTCTCGTTCAGCCAGGCGGCAGGCGGCGGCTCCAGCAGCGGCCAACCGTTCGGCGGGACCCCGGCCGCCGTGCCGGGCACGCTCCAGGCCGCCAACTACGACACCGGCGGCCAGGGCGTGGCCTACAGCGTCAGCTCCACCAACGGCACCGCCAACAGCTACCGCTCGGACGGCATCGACCTGGAGACCACCGCTGACACGGCGGACACCAGTCCGGCCGGCGGCGGCTACGACCTGGGCTGGACCACGCCGGGCCAGTGGTTCGACTACACGGTGAACGTGGCGACCGCCGGCAGCTACACGGTCAGCCTCCGGGTGGCCTCGCCCTACGCGATCGCCGACGCCCTGCACATCGCCAACGCCTCCGGCGCCAACCTCACCGGCTCGGTCTCCGTCCCCAACACCGGCGGCTACGAGACCTGGACCACCGTCACCGCCAGCGTCACCCTGCCCGCCGGCCGACAGACGCTCACCGTCGACCAGGACTCCAACGGCTGGAACTTCCACTACCTCGCCTTCACCCAGGGCTCGGGCGGCGGCGGCACCGGGGGCGGCGGTACCGGCGGCGGTACCGGTCCGACCGAGTACTGCGGCACCCAGGACCTGGCGTTGGACCAGCCGACCACGGCCTCCTCCACCCAGGACGCCACCGACTACCCGGCGGCCGACGCCACCGACGGCGACCCCGGCACCCGCTGGTCGAGCGCATCCAGCGACCCGCAGTGGCTGGAGGTCGACCTCGGCTCCCAGCAGCAGATCTGCAATGTGGGCATCCTCTGGGAGGCCGCCTACGCCACGGCCTTCCAGGTCCAGGTGTCCAACGACAACTCCACCTGGACCACGGTCTACTCCACCACCACCGGCACCGGCGGCAACCAGTCCTTCCCGGTCTCGGTGACCGCCCGCTACGTCCGGATGTACGGCACCGCGCGGGGCACCCAGTTCGGCTACTCGATCTTCGAGTTCGACGTCTACGGCCTCACCACCGTCGCTCCCATCACCGGCGGCAACGGCAACGGCGGCAACGGGGTCTGTCCCTGGGTCGGCTCCACCGTGCCGGTCGCCCAGCGGGTCCAGCAGGTGCTGAACACCATGGACCAGTCGGAGGAGGCCACCCTGCTGTCCGGGGACGGCGCCTCGTCCTACATCGGTCAGGTTCCCGGCGTCCCCGACCTGTGCATCCCGCCGGACAACATGGAGGACGGTCCGTCCGGCGTCGGTGACGGGAACGGGGGCGTGACCGCCTTCCCGGACGGCGAGAACGCCGCCGCGACCTGGGACCCGGCGCTGATCCAGCAGGAGGGCGCGGCGAAGGGCGCCGAGTTCGCCGGCAAGGGCGTGAACATCTCGCTCGGCCCGACGACCAACCTGGTGCGCGACCCGCGCTGGGGCCGGACCTACGAGACCTACGGCGAGGACCCGTACCTGGCCGGCCAGGTCACCTCGGCCGAGGTCGAGGGTCTGCAGAGCCAGGGCGTGATGGCCATGGTCAAGCACGCGGCGGCCTACGACCAGGAGCAGTACCCCAACGGCACCAACAACGAGACGGTCGGTCAGCAGGCCCTGGAGGAGCTCTACCTGGCGCCCTTCCAGACTTCCATCGAGAAGTCCGCGCCGGCTTCGGTGATGTGCTCCTACGCCGTGGTCAACGGCGCCTCCTCCTGCGCCAACGCCGACCTGCTGCAGGACGGACTCGACGAACAGGCCGACTACGGCGGCTTCGTGGCCTCCGACTGGGGTGCCGCCGGCAATGCGGTGGCGGACGCCGAGGGCGGTATGGACATAGCGATGCCGTTCTCCGACGCGAGCGACGTGTCCGCCGCCCTGACGGCCGGCACGCTGAACCAGGCGACGGTCAATGCGATCGTGTCCCGGATCCTGACCCAGATGTTCGCCTTCGGCCTGTTCGACAACGCCCAGACCGGTTCGCTCAGTGCGACCGTCACCACCGCCGCGCACCAGCAGACCGCGCTGCAGATGGGCGAGGAGGGCACGGTCCTGTTGAAGAACAACGGGCTGCTGCCGCTCAACCCGAACGCCGGTGAGTCGATCGCCGTGATCGGCACCGACGGTGGCGCGGCAGTCGAGATCGCCGGCGGCGGCAGTGGCGGGGTCGACAGCACGAACGCGGTCTGGCCGCTGACCGGCATCCAGAACGCGGTCGGACCGAACTCCAAGGTCACCTACACCCCGGGCGACGACAACGGCACCACCGACATCCCGCAGGCCGTCGCGGCGGCCCAGGCCGCCACCGACGCGATCATCTACGTCAGCGCCCCTGAGGGCGAGGAGAGCGACCTGACCACGCTCGACCTCTCCAGTGCGGACGAGACGATGATCGAGGACGTGGCCGCGGCGAACCCGAACACCGTCGTGGTGATCAACAGCGGTTCACCGGTGGTCATGCCGTGGCTCAACTCGGTGGCCGGGGTCTTCGAGAACTGGTACGGCGGACAGGAGACCGGGGCGGCCGTCGCGGCCCTGCTGTTCGGCACCGTCGACCCGTCCGGCAAGCTGCCGGTGACCTTCCCGAGCAGCCTGAGCCAGGTCCCGGCGCAGACCACCGCGCAGTGGCCGGGCACCTCGACCGGGGTGGTCTACAGCGAGGGGGTGGACATCGGCTACCGCTGGTACCAGTCCCAGAACATCACCCCCGCCTTCCCGTTCGGCTTCGGGCTGTCCTACACCAGGTTCTCCTTCTCCGACCTCGCCGTCGGCGCCTTCAACGCCGACGGCAACGCCACCGCGACCGCGACCGTCACCAACACCGGCTCGGTGGCCGGTGCGGACGTGGCGCAGCTGTACGTCGGGGACCCGGCCGCCAGCCAGGACCCGCCGGAACAGCTGAGGGGGTTCCAGCGGGTGGTGCTGAGTCCCGGGCAGAGTGCGACGGTGACCTTTCCGCTCACCGTGCACGACCTGGCCTCGTGGTCGTCGGCGGGCAACCAGTGGGAGGCGCAGGCGGGCACGTACTCGATCAGGGTCGGGGACGCGTCCAGCAGCCTGCCGCTGACCGGTTCGACCAGCCTGGCCCAGACCCTCACCGGGCAGGTCGCGGCGGGTGCCTCGGGTGCGGGGGTGTCCCTGGCCAACACGGCGGTCAGTGCCGGCGTCACCGCGAACTCCGGGGCGCCGGGCGCGGAGACGGTCGGGGTGGTCAACCCCTTCGGCTACAGCAGCCCGAAGGGCGCGGCGGTCTCCTTCCCCGTACAGGCCACCGACTCCGACAGCTCGCAGAGCCTCGCCTTCACCGCGACCGGGCTGCCGCCGGGCATCACCATCGCCTCCAACGGCACCGTCTCCGGCTCCGGCAGCACCCTCGGGACCTACACGGTGACCGTCACCGCGACCGACCCGAAGGGAGTCTCCGGCACGGCCACCTTCGTCTGGTCCGTCGTGCAGTGA
- a CDS encoding nSTAND1 domain-containing NTPase, with amino-acid sequence MSSAAEFGALLTELRERARLTVREVARKSGLAPATAGGYFAGTHLPALRLLGSEFTQLLIALGVRDEAQLEAWREAARRLRRSGRRRTGDRRPPYRGLAPFEAEDAEWYFGRAELVATVRRRAAERRREGLPLLVVGPSGSGKSSLLRAGLIPSLRAEGTAALLTPGRDALAALAAAAPLEQPADWIVVDQFEQVFTHELPTSERASFIEELLHRCSRSGVVIGLRADFYAAALVEPGLAPAMQDGQVIVGPMNTGQIREAIVRPARLAGAEVADGLVELLIEQCFRLGRDHVGTLPLLSHALLATWSRHEGDILTSQDYLATGGIADAIAHSAEEAYGGLGPPDRELVRIIFVHLVHVGEGVADTARKVAFDSLPGGTHAGSELPEPMEEFIDRRLLTVDAGTVQIAHEALISSWPRLRAWLDTDRAVLIAQRRLAFAAENWVEAGRDPAALLRGGPLTVMDLRVQEAGERWRPTALEREFLEASRVQRSVEERARILAARRLRILAGALASLLFVATGMAFYAFVQRGDAQSATRTADARAVAEAAGAVRGLDPTAAAQLSLASYRMNPTIQSRSALLESTGTAQASRVVDAASVVEALAGTADRNLAAAADADGTLRLWNISRPGVPTAIGQPLLHLQDRQLFAVAISPDGRLLAASGSEETISVWNIANPAVVHALPALTGPTNTVYTLAFNPAGTLLAAGSADGTIRLWHVSSTALTPTQTVTVSPTAYVQSLAFNPNGTMLAATTSDGQLLTWPVAPDATLAPAPTADHSGLGGPVLGLAFNPAGNTLATGTKTSALQLWTVTTSGGTRPDGPALTIGNSWINALAFSPDGSQLAVATSAKSVELWDPATHALITTLPHPEPVASIAWDRDSTLISGCADGVLRFWSLPVPQLPGKGVINEVSFSSDDHLIAVASNTLQLWYAADRTPASPPIGTGGLPAEAVAFSPTAPLLATALSNGSVRLWNVSDPAAPVPVGPPQPATTAGIVENIAFSPDGTLLATGSDDTLVRLWNVTSARGLTLRQVLPGFTAGVYSLAFNSRGTLLGAGSIDRSVRLWSLNANGIARPLAALTRLPAYVYSVAFQPNGIALAVGLANGTVQLWNLGDPPRPEPLGQPLTGPLGYTYAIDFSPDGSTLAAADTDDDVWLWNVKNLRHPSVSATLTGATDALYTVAFSPDGNLLAAGGAEGVVRLWVPKPTAAQSDLCADLGQALDKQAWSRDAPGLPVTAPCG; translated from the coding sequence GTGAGCAGCGCGGCCGAATTCGGCGCTCTGCTCACGGAATTACGCGAACGAGCCCGGTTGACCGTTCGCGAGGTGGCGCGCAAGAGTGGCCTCGCGCCGGCGACGGCCGGCGGCTACTTCGCTGGAACGCACCTGCCGGCTCTGAGGCTCCTGGGCTCGGAGTTCACGCAGCTGCTGATCGCTCTCGGAGTGCGTGATGAGGCTCAGCTGGAGGCCTGGCGAGAGGCCGCGCGTCGGCTGCGCAGGTCCGGGCGGCGGCGCACAGGGGATCGGCGACCGCCGTACCGTGGCCTGGCTCCTTTCGAGGCCGAGGATGCCGAGTGGTACTTCGGACGCGCTGAACTCGTCGCGACGGTGCGCCGCCGCGCTGCAGAGCGGCGCCGGGAAGGCTTGCCGCTGCTCGTTGTCGGACCGTCCGGCTCGGGCAAGTCCTCTTTGTTACGGGCCGGCCTGATCCCGTCGCTGCGTGCCGAGGGAACCGCCGCCCTGCTCACCCCGGGCCGCGATGCGCTCGCCGCCCTGGCAGCAGCCGCACCGCTGGAGCAGCCTGCGGACTGGATCGTGGTTGATCAGTTCGAGCAGGTGTTCACGCACGAGCTACCCACGTCGGAGCGTGCCTCCTTCATCGAGGAGCTGCTGCACCGATGCTCGCGCAGCGGAGTCGTCATCGGCCTGCGAGCGGACTTCTATGCGGCGGCGCTCGTCGAACCCGGACTCGCGCCAGCCATGCAGGATGGCCAGGTGATCGTCGGGCCGATGAACACCGGACAGATCCGTGAGGCGATCGTCCGTCCAGCTCGACTGGCCGGCGCGGAGGTGGCCGACGGCTTGGTGGAGCTGCTCATCGAACAGTGTTTCCGGCTCGGCCGGGACCATGTCGGCACGCTGCCACTGCTTTCGCACGCCCTGCTCGCGACCTGGTCCCGGCACGAGGGCGACATCCTCACATCGCAGGACTATCTGGCCACCGGTGGCATAGCCGACGCGATCGCCCACTCGGCCGAGGAAGCCTACGGCGGGCTCGGTCCCCCGGACCGCGAGCTCGTGCGCATCATCTTCGTGCACCTCGTACATGTCGGCGAGGGGGTTGCCGACACCGCGCGCAAGGTTGCCTTCGACAGTCTGCCCGGCGGAACGCACGCCGGCAGTGAACTGCCGGAGCCGATGGAGGAGTTCATCGACCGTAGGCTGCTGACCGTCGACGCGGGCACCGTGCAGATCGCACACGAGGCGTTGATCAGCTCATGGCCTCGGCTGCGTGCCTGGCTCGACACTGACAGGGCCGTGCTCATTGCTCAGCGCAGGCTCGCTTTCGCCGCAGAGAACTGGGTGGAGGCCGGTCGCGATCCGGCCGCACTGCTGCGCGGCGGCCCGCTGACCGTCATGGACCTGCGCGTGCAGGAGGCCGGCGAACGCTGGCGGCCGACAGCGCTCGAACGCGAGTTCCTCGAAGCCTCCCGCGTGCAGCGGAGTGTTGAGGAGCGAGCCAGGATACTGGCCGCGCGCCGCCTTCGGATCCTGGCAGGAGCGCTCGCGAGCCTGCTCTTCGTCGCCACCGGTATGGCCTTCTACGCCTTCGTACAACGAGGCGACGCGCAGAGCGCCACGCGCACGGCGGATGCGCGAGCCGTGGCCGAGGCGGCCGGTGCAGTGCGCGGGCTCGACCCGACCGCCGCAGCCCAACTGAGCCTGGCCTCCTACCGGATGAACCCGACCATCCAATCCCGCTCGGCGCTGCTCGAATCCACCGGCACAGCGCAGGCCAGCCGTGTGGTCGACGCAGCCTCGGTCGTCGAGGCGCTGGCCGGCACGGCAGACCGCAATCTGGCTGCCGCAGCCGATGCGGACGGGACCCTGCGGCTGTGGAACATCTCCCGCCCCGGTGTCCCGACCGCGATCGGCCAGCCACTGCTGCACCTCCAGGACCGGCAGCTCTTCGCCGTCGCGATCAGCCCGGACGGCCGGCTGCTGGCGGCGTCCGGCAGCGAAGAAACCATCAGTGTCTGGAACATCGCCAATCCGGCGGTGGTACACGCCCTGCCCGCACTCACCGGGCCGACCAACACCGTGTACACACTCGCGTTCAACCCGGCCGGCACGCTGCTGGCTGCAGGCAGCGCCGACGGCACCATCCGGCTGTGGCACGTTTCCAGCACGGCACTGACCCCGACGCAGACAGTCACCGTCAGCCCCACCGCGTACGTACAGAGCCTGGCGTTCAACCCCAACGGCACGATGCTCGCCGCGACCACCTCAGACGGCCAGCTGCTGACCTGGCCCGTCGCACCCGACGCCACACTGGCCCCGGCTCCTACCGCCGACCACTCCGGCCTCGGCGGCCCGGTTCTGGGACTGGCGTTCAACCCGGCCGGCAACACCCTCGCGACCGGCACGAAGACCTCGGCACTGCAGTTGTGGACGGTCACCACGTCAGGGGGGACACGCCCCGACGGACCGGCGCTGACCATCGGCAACAGCTGGATCAACGCGCTCGCATTCAGTCCGGACGGCTCCCAACTCGCCGTGGCGACCAGCGCAAAGAGCGTGGAGTTGTGGGACCCCGCCACTCACGCTCTCATCACCACCCTGCCGCATCCCGAGCCGGTAGCGAGCATCGCCTGGGACCGCGACTCCACGCTGATCAGTGGATGCGCCGACGGAGTGCTCCGCTTCTGGTCGCTGCCGGTCCCACAACTCCCGGGAAAGGGCGTGATCAACGAGGTCTCCTTCTCATCCGACGACCATCTGATCGCAGTTGCCAGCAACACGCTCCAACTCTGGTACGCCGCGGACCGGACCCCGGCATCCCCGCCTATCGGCACAGGCGGCCTCCCGGCCGAGGCGGTCGCGTTCAGCCCGACCGCGCCACTGCTCGCCACGGCGCTCTCCAACGGCAGTGTGCGGCTATGGAACGTCTCCGACCCCGCCGCGCCCGTCCCCGTCGGACCGCCGCAACCGGCCACCACTGCGGGAATCGTCGAGAACATCGCCTTCAGTCCCGACGGCACGCTGCTGGCCACCGGCTCCGACGACACACTCGTGCGGCTGTGGAATGTCACGAGTGCCCGGGGGCTGACACTCCGGCAGGTTCTGCCCGGTTTCACGGCGGGCGTCTACAGCCTCGCGTTCAACTCGCGCGGCACGTTACTGGGAGCGGGGAGCATCGACCGATCCGTTCGTCTGTGGTCACTGAACGCCAACGGCATCGCCCGGCCCCTCGCGGCACTGACCCGCCTGCCCGCCTACGTCTACAGCGTGGCCTTCCAACCGAACGGGATCGCACTTGCCGTCGGGCTTGCCAACGGCACCGTCCAACTGTGGAACCTGGGCGACCCGCCGCGCCCGGAACCCCTCGGGCAGCCGTTGACCGGGCCGCTCGGATACACCTACGCGATCGACTTCAGCCCCGACGGAAGTACTCTCGCCGCCGCCGACACAGACGACGACGTATGGCTCTGGAACGTCAAGAACCTGCGCCACCCAAGCGTGTCCGCAACCCTCACCGGAGCCACCGACGCGTTGTACACCGTGGCGTTCAGCCCTGACGGGAACCTCCTGGCCGCCGGAGGTGCCGAGGGCGTCGTCCGGCTCTGGGTGCCAAAGCCGACCGCAGCCCAGAGCGACCTGTGCGCTGATCTCGGTCAGGCCCTGGACAAGCAAGCCTGGTCGCGCGACGCCCCAGGACTGCCGGTTACCGCGCCCTGCGGCTGA
- a CDS encoding Rv1733c family protein: MATPAATPTPPFPAGRRSRLGTALARRRNPLWRPSDSLRSRLRALIVIGLLASVGVSAGFALALYRDDRAAALRRDAQLHSVQAVLVTAPSRAPASDPDAQSAARVRWSAPGGTAREASVDVWDGAVVGNRIQLWLDATGKVSAAPVTAGDSVTSAAYLGVLCLLCSLGLVTSADSAVRAWADRTDENHWERDWRLFEPVWSHRS; this comes from the coding sequence ATGGCGACACCCGCAGCGACACCCACTCCACCCTTCCCCGCCGGGCGGCGCTCCCGCCTGGGCACTGCCCTGGCACGGCGGCGCAACCCGCTGTGGCGGCCCAGCGACAGCCTGCGCAGCCGACTGCGCGCCCTGATCGTGATCGGGCTGCTGGCGAGTGTCGGGGTGTCCGCCGGCTTCGCCCTGGCCCTGTACCGGGACGACCGTGCGGCAGCGCTGCGCCGCGACGCCCAGCTGCACAGCGTCCAAGCCGTGCTGGTGACCGCTCCGAGCAGGGCGCCCGCGAGTGACCCCGATGCGCAGTCCGCAGCCCGGGTCCGCTGGAGCGCTCCCGGCGGGACGGCCCGCGAGGCGAGCGTCGACGTCTGGGACGGTGCCGTCGTCGGTAACCGGATCCAGCTGTGGCTGGACGCCACGGGCAAGGTCAGCGCCGCACCCGTCACCGCCGGCGACTCGGTGACGTCTGCGGCCTACCTGGGAGTCCTGTGCCTGCTGTGCTCCCTCGGCCTGGTCACGAGCGCGGACAGCGCCGTGAGGGCGTGGGCGGACCGCACCGACGAGAACCACTGGGAGCGGGACTGGCGGCTCTTCGAACCCGTCTGGTCCCACCGCAGCTGA
- a CDS encoding universal stress protein, whose protein sequence is MGIDASPRAQQALDWAADEADRRGVPLHIAHSWSLAPYQEPPGDRGDIPEDLLQAARQLVHEAEAHVRERQVGIEVHRHLLSERTVPGLVQLAQHAQLLVVGTRGRNRLSSTLLGSVSQGLAAHAACPLVVFTGPEGTAGPGEWTGDDGVVVLGAGPGEAAAPVEFAFAEAARRGVPLKVIRTWMYPQAYPGILAVGPVEEATRTRDESADLAEVLAAGRKAFPDVQLVTEVRLDEADAALVDASAGAALVVLGAERHRRRFTLPMGPVTHRVLHHAHCPVAVVPHV, encoded by the coding sequence GTGGGAATCGATGCCTCCCCCCGCGCCCAGCAGGCCCTGGACTGGGCCGCCGACGAGGCGGACCGGCGCGGGGTACCGCTGCACATCGCCCACTCCTGGAGCCTGGCGCCCTACCAGGAGCCGCCCGGGGACCGCGGCGACATCCCCGAGGACCTGCTGCAGGCCGCCCGGCAGCTGGTGCACGAGGCCGAGGCCCACGTCCGTGAGCGGCAGGTCGGAATCGAGGTGCACAGGCACCTGCTGTCCGAGCGGACGGTGCCAGGCCTGGTGCAACTCGCCCAGCACGCACAGCTGCTGGTCGTCGGAACCCGTGGACGCAACCGTCTCTCCTCCACCCTGCTGGGCTCGGTCAGCCAGGGCCTGGCCGCGCATGCCGCCTGTCCGCTGGTCGTGTTCACCGGCCCCGAGGGGACGGCCGGCCCGGGGGAGTGGACTGGTGATGACGGAGTGGTGGTACTGGGGGCCGGCCCGGGGGAGGCGGCCGCTCCGGTCGAGTTCGCCTTCGCCGAGGCCGCGCGGCGGGGCGTGCCGCTGAAGGTGATCCGCACCTGGATGTACCCGCAGGCGTATCCCGGGATCCTCGCGGTGGGGCCGGTCGAGGAGGCCACCCGCACCCGCGACGAGAGTGCGGACCTGGCCGAGGTCCTGGCCGCAGGCCGCAAGGCGTTCCCCGACGTCCAGCTGGTCACCGAGGTCCGGCTGGACGAGGCCGACGCCGCCCTGGTCGACGCCTCCGCCGGGGCCGCCCTGGTGGTCCTGGGCGCCGAGCGCCACCGGCGCCGGTTCACCCTGCCGATGGGTCCGGTCACCCACCGGGTCCTGCACCATGCCCACTGCCCCGTCGCCGTCGTCCCGCACGTCTGA
- a CDS encoding universal stress protein has product MSHPVIVGVDDPQGSSAAVDWAADEARLSGLRLHLVHGLPWYHRPDSGSLAEQLVHSANREALRALANQAADRHPGLEVTSGLVDVSAREALVHLSAGAAMVVVGTRGAGGFPGLLVGSTSLYVTAQAACPVVVVPGAHGSRRGVAVGVHGGEPCGELLAFAFEEAQRRELPLRVVHAWSHPLIVGSGHAFPPLHEEGQVVAEQVRLLAGILTGWREKYPGVAVTEDIVRSGAAKRLVEVSATQQLLVVGRHGHPNGPVGRLGSVSQAVVHHAHCPVAVLPAP; this is encoded by the coding sequence ATGTCCCATCCCGTCATCGTCGGTGTCGACGACCCGCAGGGCAGCAGCGCCGCCGTCGACTGGGCCGCCGACGAGGCCCGGCTGAGCGGCCTGCGGCTGCACCTGGTCCACGGCCTGCCCTGGTACCACCGGCCCGATTCCGGAAGCCTGGCCGAACAGTTGGTCCACAGCGCGAACCGCGAGGCCCTGCGCGCGCTCGCGAATCAGGCCGCGGACCGCCACCCCGGACTGGAGGTCACCAGCGGACTGGTCGACGTGTCGGCCCGCGAGGCGCTGGTGCACCTCAGCGCCGGGGCCGCCATGGTGGTCGTGGGGACGCGCGGAGCCGGAGGCTTCCCCGGACTCCTGGTCGGCTCGACCAGCCTGTACGTCACCGCCCAGGCAGCCTGCCCGGTCGTGGTCGTCCCTGGCGCGCACGGCAGCCGGCGCGGGGTGGCTGTGGGCGTGCACGGCGGCGAACCGTGCGGCGAGTTGCTCGCCTTCGCCTTCGAGGAGGCCCAGCGCCGCGAACTGCCGCTGCGGGTTGTCCACGCCTGGAGTCACCCGCTGATCGTGGGCTCGGGACATGCGTTCCCGCCGCTCCACGAGGAGGGCCAGGTCGTCGCCGAGCAGGTTCGGCTGCTGGCCGGGATCCTGACCGGCTGGCGGGAGAAGTACCCCGGGGTCGCGGTCACCGAGGACATCGTGCGCTCCGGCGCCGCCAAGCGGCTGGTTGAGGTCTCGGCCACGCAGCAGCTCCTGGTCGTCGGCCGCCACGGCCACCCGAACGGTCCGGTCGGACGCCTCGGATCGGTCAGCCAGGCGGTGGTGCACCACGCTCACTGCCCGGTCGCCGTCCTGCCGGCGCCCTGA
- a CDS encoding CBS domain-containing protein, producing the protein MRHRMVGELMTSAVVCVRPDASFKEIARLLAEHDITSVPVLDDQDRPLGVVSEADLLRHEATVEDPAGLLPAPSLTDRDRARSLATTAQGLMSSPAVCARPEWTVVEAARLMDRRGCKRLVVVDEAGRRIGVVSRSDLLRVFLRHDPAIREEIRHDVLVKILGLSVDEIDVQVHEGQVTLAGTLEHRSVATALAGLCRGVDGVVSVTENLRYRSDDTLANRASAGQQLTAGHPGHR; encoded by the coding sequence ATGCGACACCGAATGGTGGGGGAGCTGATGACGTCGGCTGTCGTGTGCGTGCGGCCCGACGCCTCCTTCAAGGAGATCGCCCGCCTGCTTGCGGAGCACGACATCACCTCCGTGCCGGTGCTGGACGACCAGGACCGGCCGCTGGGCGTGGTTTCCGAGGCCGATCTGCTGCGGCACGAAGCCACGGTGGAGGACCCGGCCGGCCTGCTGCCCGCGCCGAGCCTGACGGACCGGGACCGCGCCCGGAGCCTGGCCACCACAGCCCAGGGGCTGATGAGCAGCCCGGCAGTGTGCGCGCGGCCCGAATGGACGGTGGTGGAGGCCGCCCGGCTGATGGACCGGCGCGGTTGCAAGCGCCTGGTGGTCGTCGACGAGGCCGGACGCCGGATCGGCGTCGTGAGCCGGAGCGATCTGCTGCGGGTCTTCCTACGGCACGATCCCGCGATCCGCGAGGAGATACGCCACGACGTGCTCGTAAAGATCCTGGGCCTCTCCGTGGACGAGATCGACGTCCAGGTCCACGAGGGCCAGGTGACGCTCGCCGGAACGCTGGAGCACCGCAGCGTGGCCACCGCCCTGGCCGGTCTGTGCCGCGGGGTCGACGGCGTGGTCTCGGTGACCGAGAACCTCCGCTACCGCAGCGACGACACCCTGGCGAACCGCGCATCGGCCGGGCAGCAGCTCACAGCGGGACACCCGGGGCACCGCTGA